AATCGCGCCACAGCTACCACATCGTGCCACCCGGCCCGCAACTGCACGACCACGAGGGGCAGCGGTGCCTGGATGTGCTGGAGCGGGCCGTTGGCGGTTGCCCGTACGTCGTGGCCAGCGGCAGCCTGCCCGGCGGCTTGCCCGACGACTTCTACGCGGCCGTCGCCCGCCGTGTCAAGGAAGCCGGATCCCGGCTGATCCTGGACACCTCCGGGCCGGCGCTTCGCGGAGCACTCGCGGAGGGCGTGTTCCTCTTCAGGTGCAACCGGACAGAGGCCGAGAGCCTGACCGGTCGGCCCATCCGCAGCTTCGACGACGCCCGAGCCCTCAACGAACGCCTGCTCACCACAGGGGCCGCCGAGATCGCCGTCACCACCCTCGGAGAGCTGGGCGCACTGTGCTCGACCGGCCACGGCCACACCGAGCTCTACGCGCCGCCGCTGCCCGGCGAGCCTCTGAGCGATGCCGGCGCAGGAGACGGCATGGTCGCAGCCCTCACCACGCAGCTGGCCGCCGGAGACGATCCCGTCAGCGCCTGCGCGCTGGGGGTGGCCACCGCCGCAGCAGCGATGCTCACCCCCAGCACCGAACCCTTCGACACGGACGTGGCCCGGTCCCTCCGCTCCCAGGTGAGGACCAGGTTCCACACCGATGCACGACGCCGAGGCCTCTGACCCTGCCCGCCGTACGGCGATTCGACAGCGAGATCGCGACACACCGGGAAGCACCGACGCAGCCCACCGACGCCGAAGGCCGAATCGGCGAGCGGCGACCGCGGCGCCACCCATTTCGGCGCCTGCACGGGCGCCGCGGCCGCGCTCACGGCCGCCGCCGAACCCCGCTCCGACATCACCGCACTCGTCTCCCGGGGCCGGACGCCCCGACCTGGCGGTCTCCCGCCTCGCAGCCGTACGCGCTCCGACCCTGCTGGATCGTCCGCGGAGCCGACGATCAGGTACTGGATCTCAACCGCCGAGCCGCCGCTCGACTGCGCTGCGAAGACCAGGTCGGCGCGGGAGGGGGGTCCACCCGTCACCTACCCCACCTCGGCACCCTTCCCAACAGGTCCGCCGAACACCGAGCGACATGATCCGATGGCCGCCGGGCCCTCGCCGCCGGGCGTCGACCCGGCACACCAGCGGGACGTCCGTCCAAGACGGCCCGCATCCGGCTCTCCTCCCTGCCCCAGCAGCCCCGGGCGTTACGGAGGACGCCGGGCTCGGGGCCCGCGCAGGATCCAGGCCGGAGGCACGGCGAGCAGCGCACCGTCTTCATGGGAGGCGTGGAGCCCCGACTCCCATGCCCGGCCCGTCCTCGCCATGCCGATCGAGGCCCCGCACGCGCCGCGCACGCCTCCCCGGCAATGCGAAGGGACTGAGCGGGCGGCCCGTCCCGAAGAGACAGGTCGCCGACGGGTGGCGAAACTGGAGGAGGGCACCCGACGGCAGGAGGGCTCTCGTGGTGAGGTTCCGGGACTTCCTGGCACGATTCCGCCCCAGGGGCACCCCGGGACCGGCCGTTACGGGCGTTCCCGCCGACCGTGAGGCGGAACTCGCCGCCGAGCTGGATCCGCTGCTGGCCGGGCTCGCAGGAGTTCAGGCGGAGGCGGCGGAGATCCGTGCCGAGGCGGCCCGTGAGGCCGAGGGCATCCGTCACCGGGCCGCGGTCCGGGCGGCGGAGATCGTGGCTGCGGCCGAGACCGGCGCACGGCAGGCTCGGGAGCTGGCCGCGGCGCCCGCTCGCCGGGCAGCGCGGGCGGAAGCGGCGCAGATCGTGGCCTCCGGGGTACGCGCCGCCGAATCGTTGCGCCGCAGGGCGGATGCCCGGCTGCCCGTTCTGGCCGACCGCGTGGTCGACGACGCCTTCAGTGAGCCGTCCGATGTGGGGAGGGCCCGGTGGGCGCCGGGTGGGTCGCGGGAGTGATCAGGGCGAGGGCTCTGGTCTCCCGGTGCGCCGGCGCCTCCGCCGGCCGGGAGCTGGCGGCGTGCGCCACGCTGGGCGAGGCGCTGCGATCCCTGGCCACCACGCCGTACGGCAGGGGCCTCCATGCCGAGTCGGAGCTCGCCGATGTTCAGCGGGCGGTGTCCGCGACCCTGCTGTGGCAGCTGAGAGTGCTGGCCGGCTGGCTGCCGCGCGCGGGAGCGGATATGCTCCGGCCGCTGTCAGCCGGGTTCGAGATCGCGAACGTCGAGGCCCGCCTGCGCTCGTTCTCCGGGGCGCCTGAGCCGGCGCCCTACCGGCTCGGCACGCTGGGCACGGCATGGCGCCGTCTCCAACACGCCGGGACCCCGGCGGAACTGCGCTCTGCCCTCGCCTCCTCACTCTGGGGCGACCCTGGCGCGGACACCCCCTGGGCAGTGCTCACCACCCTGCGGATGGCGGCCGCCGACCGGGTCTGCGTGACGGTGGGGCCCGCGCGGCACTGGGCCGTCGGCCGGGCGGCCCTGCTGACGGCGCGCGAGCATTTCGTGTGCGGGCGCCCGCTCCCCGGCCCCGCGCGCAAGCATGCGGTACGGCTGCTGGGCTCCCGGGCCGTGGACGCGACTGACTTCGGTGACTTCCGGCGTCATCTGCCGGCGACCGCACACTGGGCCGCGGACGGCGTCGCCGACCCGCACGAGCTGTGGCGGGCGGAAGCACGCTGGTGGCAGGCGCTGGCGGACGACGGTGCCGGCCTGCTGCGCAGCCCGCGTCACGGGCCCGCCCCCGTGGTGGGGGCAGTGGCCGTACTGTCCGCGGATGCCTGGCGCGTACGGGCCGGGCTGGAGCTGGCAGCACGCGGCGGAGGGTCGCTGGAGGTGCTCGATGCCAACGTCTGAGGCCCTCACACCGGTGCGTATGCGACGGGTGGCGGTCGTCGCGCCGTACGCCACTCTGCGGGAGACCCTGGTACGGGTCGCCGACGCGGGCTGCGTCGAGCTGGAACGCCTCGAAGAAGTGGGGCCCGGCCCGGCGGCCAGACGGCTTCAGCGGATACGGACGCCCGGGAGGGGGCCTGTGCTGGCGGCCACGGCGCCCGACCTCGATGCGCTGGAACGCGAAGGCCGGGTGGAGCTGCTCGCGGGCGAGGCACAGCTGGAGGAGCGGCTGTACAGCGCGGTGCGACGCGGGGAGGTCGCCGCGCTGGCCGGATGGTGTCCGGCGGCGCAGGTGTCGCGGCTCGGACGGCGGCTGGCTCCCATCGGTGGCGCGCTGGTGCCCCTGAGTGCGCCGAGGGGCGTCGATCCACCCACCCTCCTGCGTGGCGCGCAGCGGCCGGGCGTCGGGTTCACTCCGCTCGTGACGACGTTCGGCACGGTGCCGTACAAGGACTTCGACCCTTCCTGGCCGGCCGGGATCGTCTACGTCGCGATGTTCGGCCTGATGTTCGGCGATGTCGGGCACGGCGGGCTGCTGTTGCTCGCCGCGCTGACGCTGCGGCTCGGCCTCCCGCGGAAACTCGCACGGTGGCGGCTGCTGTGGCCCTTCCTCGCCGGGGCGGGGGCAGCCGGGATGCTGGCGGGCTTCGCCTACGGCGAATTCTTCGGACCCACCGGGCTGCTGCCCGTCCTGTGGCTGAACCCGCTGGACGAGCCGGAGCGGCTGCTCGCCGCCTCCATCGGCATCGGCGCGGTGCTGCTGACGCTCGCCCTGGCCGCGGGAACGGTCAACCGCTGGCGGGAGGGCGGACCGGGCCGCGCCCTGTACGCGGCCTCGGGCTCCGCAGGGCTCACGCTGCTGCTGGGCCTCGGCCTGGGCTGCTGGGGGCTGTATCTGCACCACCGCCCGGTTGCCGTCGCCGGGGCCGTGCTCGCGGCTGCCGGGCTGGCATTGGCGGGCGTGGGGCTGTTCCGGGGCACGGCCGGCGGTGCGGGCGGGGCGGCCGAGACCGGCGTCCGGCTCTTCGACGTCGTGGTGCGGACCGGGACGAACACCGTGTCGTTCGCCCGGCTCGCCGCGTTCGGTCTCACCCATGCCGCGCTGGCCGACCTGGTGTGGCGGGGCACCACGGGGCTCGCGGACCGCGGTCCGGGGTACCTGCTCGCCGCGGTCGTGGTGTTCGTGGCAGGAACCGCCGCTGCCGTCGCGCTGGAGGCCCTGGTCGCCGCGGTACAGGCACTGCGGCTGGAGTTCTATGAGATCTTCTCGCGGGTTTTCGAGACCCAGGGGCGGCCGTTCCGTCCCTGGCACGTTCCCACGGCCGCCGACGCGGAGGTGACCTCGTGATCACATGGCTGATCGTCCTTCCCCTGCTGGCCTTCGCTCTCTGGGCCGTTCGTCTGCTGGCCCGGCGGCGGCCGAAATCAGCCGTGCGATGGCTGCTCGCCTCGAACCTGCTGCTCCTGGGAGGTGCCGTCGCGCTGCTGGTGACCGGGCTCGACAGCGCCGCGCAGGGTGCTCCCGTACAGCAGAGCGGCGAGCCGGCCGGGCCGAACTCGGCCGCGCTGTACTCGGCCGCCATAGCGGTGGCCGGTGCGTCGATCGGGTCGGCCCTCGCCGTCGCCTACACCGGGGCGGCCGCGCTCGCCGCGCTGGGCGAGCGGCCCGAACTCTTCGGCCGGGCCATCGTCATCGTCGGGCTGGCCGAGGGCATCGCGGTGTACGGCCTGGTGGTCGCGATCCTCCTGATCGGACAGGCCTGACCATGGGCACGGTGGCCGCCATCGGCGAACAGGTCAGAGTGGCCGGCCTCGCCCTCGCCGGGGTGGACGTACACCCGGCTGAACGGCCCGAGGACATCCGCAGGGCCTGGAGGGAGCTCTCCGGGGACGTCGCGCTGGTCATCGTCACTCCCGCCGCCGCGGCAGCGCTGGGGCCCGGGATCGACAGCACCGATCCGGTGGTGGCGGTGATGCCGTCATGACCGCCACGGGCACGGAGTGGGCCGACACGCTGGAGCCGGCACGGACCGAGCTCCTGCGTGCGGCACACGAGGCGGCCGACGCCCTGCTGGCCGAGGCGGCCGAGGACGCCCGTCGTATCCTGGCGTCCGGCAGCGCCAAGGCCGCGGCGATCCTGGAGGGGGCACGCCGCCAGGGCAGGGCGGACGGTGCGGCCTTCGCGGCAGGCGAAGTCGTACGGGCCCGCCGGCGCGCGTACACACTCGGTCTCCAGGCCCGGAAAGAGGTGTACGAGGAATTGCGCCGGCGCGTCGTCGACGGCGTCCTGCACGCCCCCACCGACCGCGCGGCCCTGCGGGCCCGGCTGGAGGCGCGGGCACGAGACGTGCTCGGACCCGGAGCCTCGGTCACGGCCGTCGCGGACGGCGGTGTCCTGGCCGAGACCCCCGGCCGCCGGGTCGATCTCACCCTGACCTCCCTGGCCGAGCGTGCGCTGGAGCGCGCGGGCCCGGAGGCGGAGACCCTGTGGGCGCCGTGAAGGCGCCGCGCGGCGCCGTGGAAGCGCCGAGGATCCTGCGCGTCGCCGGGCCGCTCGTCGAACTGACCTATACCGGCGGCACGGCCATGCACGACGTCGTACTGCTCGGGGAGGCCGCCGTCCCCGCGGAGGTCGTGTCCATCAGAGGGGACGTGGTCACCGCCCAGGCCTACGAGTACACGGGTGGTCTGGCCCCGGGCGGCCCGGCACGTCCGCAGGGCGGGCCGCTCTCGGTGCGGCTGGGGCCCGGGCTTCTCGGCGGGGTCTTCGACGGTCTGCTCAGGCCGTTGTCGCACGCCGGCGACCGGCTGACGGCGGGGCCGCAGACGGGCACGCCGGAGGAGCGCACCTGGTCGTTCACGCCGTCCGTGCCTGAAGGCGGGCAGGCCGGTGAGGGCGAAGCACTCGGCGAGATCGGCCTGCCGGTGCCGTTGGGCGTGCTGGTACCACCCGGCTGCTCCGGTCCGGTGACGCGGATCGCCCCGGCGGGCTCGTACAACGAGGACACGGTCCTGGCAGTCGTTGCGGGCACGGAGATCCGGATGTCCGCCCAGTGGCCGGTGCGCAAGCCTCGGCCGGTGCGCGAGCGGCTCGGCGCGGTGGAACCGCTGACCACCGGGCAGCGGGCGATCGACCTGCTGTTCCCCATGGCGCTGGGCAGCACCGTCGCCGTGCCCGGCGGCTTCGGTACGGGAAAGACCGTGCTCCTTCAGCAGATCGCCAAATGGTGCGACGCCGATGTGATCGTCTACGTCGGCTGCGGGGAGCGCGGCAACGAGATGGCGGATGTGATCGCGGAGCTGTCCGAGCTGGAGGATCCGCGCACCGGCGGGCGGCTGCACGACCGTACGGTGGTCATCGCCAACACCTCCAACATGCCGATGATGGCCCGCGAGGCGAGCATCCACACCGCCGCCACGGTCGCCGAGTACTTCCGGGACATGGGCCTCGACGTGGTGCTGATCGCCGACTCGACGTCCCGGTGGGCGGAGGCCCTGCGGGAGTTCGCCTCCCGGATGGGCGAGTTGCCGGCCGAGGAGGGCTACCCCGCCCGTCTCGCCTCCGAGCTGGCCGCCTTCTACGAGCGGGCAGCCGCTGTACGCACCCTCGGCGGCCGCACGGGCTCGGTCACGGTGATCGGTGCCGTGTCCCCGCCCGGCGGTGATGTCACCGAACCGGTCACCGCGCACACGGAGCGCTTCGTCCGGTGTCTGTGGTCCCTCGACCGGGACCTCGCCTACGCCCGCCACTATCCGGCGCTCTCGTCGTCGGCCTCATTCTCCCGGGACGTCCCCGCACTGGCCGCCGCCCGCGAGCGGGCCGGCGACCGGGACTGGCCGCAACGGCGTACCCGGGTTGCCGCCCTCCTGGCGGAGGCGGACCGCCTGGCCGACCTGGTCGAGCTGGTCGGGGTCGCCGCGCTGCCCCCGCAGGAGCGCGTCAGTGTGCTCGGCGGCCGCCTGCTGCGCGAGGGCGTCCTGCAGCAGAGTGCGCTGTCGCCGCTGGACTCCTACTGCTCGCCCGGGAAGACGGCCGCCCTGGCCGAAGCCGTCCTGACGGTGGTCGCACGCTGCGGCGAACTGGCCGACTCGGGTGCGCGGGCGGACGCCGTCGAAGCCGTCGATTTCACGCCGCTGGTGCGCGCCCGTGAGGAAGCCGGCCCCGAGGACACGACGGCTGTGGAAGCCGCCCGGGACACGGTTCTGGCACGGCTTCGGGAGGCGCTGTGACGGACGGGTACGAGGTGGAGTACACGGACGTCCGCGAGCTGCGCGGCCCGCTCCTGGTCGTCGGCGGCGTCAGCGGTGTCGGATGGGACGAGTTCGTCCGGATCACCCTCGACTCCGGCGAGCGGCGGCACGGGCTGGTGCTGGAAGTGGACCGTGACCTCGCCGTGGTGCAGGTCCTGGAGAACACGGCCGGCATGGATCCCTCCGGGACCCGGATCGCCTTCGCGGGAACACCGCTGCGCATTCCGGTCGGCACCGGCTGGCTGGGCAGGATCTGCAACGGCCGTGGTGAGCCGGCCGACGGTGGTCCTCCGGTCCTGGGCGCCACCCACGCGGCGGTCGGCGGGACGCCGATCAACCCGGTGCGCAGGGAACCGCCTTCCGAGCCGGTGCT
Above is a genomic segment from Streptomyces sp. NBC_01233 containing:
- a CDS encoding 1-phosphofructokinase family hexose kinase → MSTSATPDPTTTRTTNGAGGSGSAARPSILTLTMNPTVDLCWEVGHLEGIGKNRARVRSVAAGGGGINVARHVVRLGGRATAVHTAGGEVGQRLSRLLDEEGIDHVAVDIHDETREALVLFESESRHSYHIVPPGPQLHDHEGQRCLDVLERAVGGCPYVVASGSLPGGLPDDFYAAVARRVKEAGSRLILDTSGPALRGALAEGVFLFRCNRTEAESLTGRPIRSFDDARALNERLLTTGAAEIAVTTLGELGALCSTGHGHTELYAPPLPGEPLSDAGAGDGMVAALTTQLAAGDDPVSACALGVATAAAAMLTPSTEPFDTDVARSLRSQVRTRFHTDARRRGL
- a CDS encoding V-type ATPase 116kDa subunit family protein, translating into MPTSEALTPVRMRRVAVVAPYATLRETLVRVADAGCVELERLEEVGPGPAARRLQRIRTPGRGPVLAATAPDLDALEREGRVELLAGEAQLEERLYSAVRRGEVAALAGWCPAAQVSRLGRRLAPIGGALVPLSAPRGVDPPTLLRGAQRPGVGFTPLVTTFGTVPYKDFDPSWPAGIVYVAMFGLMFGDVGHGGLLLLAALTLRLGLPRKLARWRLLWPFLAGAGAAGMLAGFAYGEFFGPTGLLPVLWLNPLDEPERLLAASIGIGAVLLTLALAAGTVNRWREGGPGRALYAASGSAGLTLLLGLGLGCWGLYLHHRPVAVAGAVLAAAGLALAGVGLFRGTAGGAGGAAETGVRLFDVVVRTGTNTVSFARLAAFGLTHAALADLVWRGTTGLADRGPGYLLAAVVVFVAGTAAAVALEALVAAVQALRLEFYEIFSRVFETQGRPFRPWHVPTAADAEVTS
- a CDS encoding ATP synthase subunit C, yielding MITWLIVLPLLAFALWAVRLLARRRPKSAVRWLLASNLLLLGGAVALLVTGLDSAAQGAPVQQSGEPAGPNSAALYSAAIAVAGASIGSALAVAYTGAAALAALGERPELFGRAIVIVGLAEGIAVYGLVVAILLIGQA
- a CDS encoding V-type ATP synthase subunit F, whose translation is MGTVAAIGEQVRVAGLALAGVDVHPAERPEDIRRAWRELSGDVALVIVTPAAAAALGPGIDSTDPVVAVMPS
- a CDS encoding V-type ATP synthase subunit A, with product MGAVKAPRGAVEAPRILRVAGPLVELTYTGGTAMHDVVLLGEAAVPAEVVSIRGDVVTAQAYEYTGGLAPGGPARPQGGPLSVRLGPGLLGGVFDGLLRPLSHAGDRLTAGPQTGTPEERTWSFTPSVPEGGQAGEGEALGEIGLPVPLGVLVPPGCSGPVTRIAPAGSYNEDTVLAVVAGTEIRMSAQWPVRKPRPVRERLGAVEPLTTGQRAIDLLFPMALGSTVAVPGGFGTGKTVLLQQIAKWCDADVIVYVGCGERGNEMADVIAELSELEDPRTGGRLHDRTVVIANTSNMPMMAREASIHTAATVAEYFRDMGLDVVLIADSTSRWAEALREFASRMGELPAEEGYPARLASELAAFYERAAAVRTLGGRTGSVTVIGAVSPPGGDVTEPVTAHTERFVRCLWSLDRDLAYARHYPALSSSASFSRDVPALAAARERAGDRDWPQRRTRVAALLAEADRLADLVELVGVAALPPQERVSVLGGRLLREGVLQQSALSPLDSYCSPGKTAALAEAVLTVVARCGELADSGARADAVEAVDFTPLVRAREEAGPEDTTAVEAARDTVLARLREAL